The Flaviramulus sp. BrNp1-15 genome has a window encoding:
- a CDS encoding TonB-dependent receptor plug domain-containing protein, translating into MKIIFSICSLLLLTLSVNAQNITVKGTVINDFDKPVSGVSVKVKGDTTEVYTDSTGFYSINVPPNGRLIFSKDFFKKKTKSVKKKKNINVALKYDLIVSKQQQINTGYGKINKSESTIATSTVDEKLIEKEQYLDFATLLTTVPGVSVTDEGNDLRIRIRGDRSLNSSNDPLIILNSSPYSGSLKNLNPRDIKSIDVLKGGAATAAYGSRGANGVIIITTK; encoded by the coding sequence ATGAAAATTATATTTTCAATTTGTTCGCTATTGCTATTGACATTAAGTGTTAATGCACAGAATATTACAGTAAAAGGAACTGTTATAAATGACTTTGATAAACCCGTAAGTGGAGTTTCTGTAAAAGTTAAAGGAGATACAACAGAAGTATATACGGACTCAACAGGGTTTTACAGTATAAATGTACCACCAAATGGTAGATTAATTTTTTCTAAAGATTTTTTTAAAAAGAAGACAAAATCAGTTAAAAAGAAAAAAAACATTAATGTGGCACTAAAATATGACTTGATAGTTAGTAAACAACAACAAATAAATACAGGCTATGGCAAAATAAACAAGTCTGAAAGCACCATAGCTACAAGTACTGTAGATGAAAAACTCATAGAAAAAGAACAATATTTAGATTTTGCCACATTATTAACTACGGTTCCGGGGGTTAGCGTTACTGATGAAGGTAACGATTTAAGAATAAGAATAAGGGGGGATAGAAGTCTAAACTCTAGTAATGATCCTCTTATAATCTTAAACAGTTCACCATATTCTGGTTCGCTTAAAAACTTAAACCCTAGAGATATAAAGTCTATCGATGTATTAAAAGGTGGTGCTGCAACAGCAGCCTATGGCTCTAGAGGAGCTAATGGTGTTATAATAATTACAACCAAATAG
- a CDS encoding nucleotide exchange factor GrpE produces MSKKSKKDIEKEEVETSETQTAEVEEQVVEEKTVEEKLQEELKQEKEKFLRLFAEFENYKKRTSRERIELFSTASEDVMKTLLPVLDDFERALSHIEEDKEAEELRKGVLLIYQKLINTLEQKGLKAIKVEKGDTFNADDHEAITQIPAPSDDLKGKIIDVIEKGYKLGEKVIRFPKVVIGQ; encoded by the coding sequence ATGAGTAAAAAGAGTAAAAAAGATATAGAAAAGGAAGAAGTAGAAACTTCTGAAACTCAAACCGCAGAGGTTGAAGAGCAAGTGGTTGAAGAAAAAACTGTAGAAGAAAAATTACAGGAAGAACTAAAACAAGAAAAAGAAAAGTTTTTAAGATTATTTGCAGAGTTTGAAAATTATAAAAAAAGAACGTCTAGAGAGCGTATCGAATTATTTTCAACAGCAAGTGAAGATGTTATGAAAACCTTGTTACCAGTTCTTGATGATTTTGAGCGCGCACTAAGCCACATTGAAGAAGACAAAGAAGCTGAAGAACTTAGAAAAGGTGTGTTATTAATCTATCAAAAATTAATAAATACACTTGAGCAAAAAGGACTCAAAGCTATTAAAGTTGAAAAAGGTGACACCTTTAATGCTGATGATCATGAAGCAATTACTCAAATTCCTGCACCTTCAGACGATCTAAAAGGAAAAATTATTGATGTAATTGAAAAGGGTTACAAATTAGGCGAAAAAGTAATTCGATTCCCTAAAGTTGTTATTGGGCAATAA
- a CDS encoding aldehyde dehydrogenase family protein, with translation MKFYKNLNKQFINGEWINGQGEDLIDVNPYNDEEITIFKSATKKDVDNAHKAAKKAFKSWSKTLPQERRGIILNAINIIDKRKDEIADWIVKESGSARVKAETEIMAATLMMHEAASMPNRMEGRIYPSPIPGKESRAYRKSLGVLGIITPWNFPFHLSMRSIAPALALGNTIVVKPASSTPVSGATLIAKIFEEAGIPKGVFNVTAGKGSDIGDYFVKHPISKLISFTGSTPVGKNIGKIAGEALKKVSLELGGNNVFIVREDANIEKAAEAAVFGKFYHQGQICMAINRILVHEKIFEEFKNTFIKKVKALKVGNPTTDEKVIIGPIIDNKEIDRIMENLQKSLANGAKLELGGKQDNNIIEPTVLTNVTNDMVIANEETFGPIAPLIKFKNDEEAIEIANSLEFGLSGAIFSKNTEEALAMAHNIETGMVHINDQTVNDDANAPFGGEKGSGMGRFNGEFVLEEFTTVQWITIQHEARDYAPLA, from the coding sequence ATGAAATTTTACAAAAATTTAAATAAGCAATTTATTAACGGGGAATGGATAAATGGACAAGGTGAAGACCTTATTGATGTTAACCCGTATAATGATGAAGAAATAACCATATTTAAAAGCGCAACAAAAAAAGATGTTGATAATGCACATAAAGCTGCAAAAAAAGCTTTTAAATCATGGTCTAAAACCTTACCACAGGAACGAAGAGGTATAATTCTTAATGCCATTAATATTATAGACAAAAGAAAAGATGAAATTGCCGATTGGATTGTTAAAGAAAGTGGTAGTGCCAGAGTAAAGGCAGAAACCGAAATTATGGCAGCAACTCTTATGATGCATGAAGCGGCATCAATGCCAAATAGAATGGAAGGTCGTATTTATCCGTCACCAATTCCAGGAAAAGAAAGTAGAGCTTACAGAAAGTCACTAGGTGTTTTAGGTATAATCACACCATGGAATTTTCCATTTCACTTATCAATGCGATCTATAGCACCTGCATTAGCTTTGGGAAATACTATAGTAGTTAAACCTGCTTCATCAACTCCAGTTAGTGGTGCTACACTCATAGCCAAAATTTTTGAAGAGGCTGGAATACCAAAAGGTGTGTTTAATGTTACCGCAGGTAAAGGAAGTGATATAGGAGACTATTTTGTTAAACACCCCATTTCTAAATTAATTTCATTTACGGGCTCAACACCAGTGGGTAAAAACATTGGTAAAATAGCAGGTGAAGCTTTAAAAAAAGTATCTCTAGAGTTAGGTGGAAACAATGTATTTATTGTTAGAGAAGATGCAAATATTGAAAAGGCAGCAGAAGCAGCAGTATTTGGTAAATTCTATCACCAGGGTCAAATATGTATGGCTATTAATAGAATACTAGTACATGAAAAGATATTTGAGGAATTCAAAAATACATTTATTAAAAAAGTAAAAGCACTTAAAGTAGGTAACCCAACTACTGATGAAAAAGTGATAATAGGCCCTATTATAGATAATAAAGAAATTGATAGAATCATGGAAAACCTTCAAAAAAGTTTAGCCAATGGTGCTAAATTAGAATTGGGAGGTAAACAAGATAATAATATTATTGAACCTACAGTACTTACTAATGTTACCAATGATATGGTTATTGCAAATGAAGAAACATTTGGTCCAATAGCGCCTTTAATTAAATTTAAAAATGATGAAGAAGCTATTGAAATTGCAAATTCTCTGGAGTTTGGTTTAAGTGGAGCAATATTTAGTAAAAATACCGAAGAAGCTTTAGCTATGGCACACAATATTGAAACTGGTATGGTACACATCAATGACCAAACAGTAAATGATGATGCTAACGCACCATTTGGTGGTGAAAAGGGCTCTGGTATGGGGCGATTTAATGGTGAGTTTGTTTTAGAAGAATTTACAACCGTACAATGGATAACCATACAACATGAAGCTAGAGATTATGCGCCTTTAGCGTAA
- a CDS encoding TIGR01777 family oxidoreductase, whose protein sequence is MRVLITGATGLIGAEIVKLCHKKAIKVNYLTTSKAKIEKRENYKGFYWNPKSGDLDVDCFKDVDAIIHLAGATVSKRWTPEYKKEILNSRKETTQLLVNALKGETHTIKQVVSASAIGVYPDSLINYYEEGFKTKDENSFLTQVVHVWENELDAFKSLNINVSKIRIGLVLSKKGGALLEMVKPIKFGVGAAFGNGKQWQSWIHIKDLANLFLYVLEHNLSGVYNGVAPNPVTNQELTKTIARVLNRPLLLPNIPKFFMKLVLGEMHALLFESQRVSCKKIEDKGFNFNYNYLEPALKDLLI, encoded by the coding sequence ATGCGAGTTTTAATAACAGGAGCGACAGGGTTAATAGGTGCAGAAATAGTAAAACTTTGTCATAAAAAAGCAATAAAAGTTAACTACTTAACAACGAGTAAAGCTAAAATTGAAAAAAGAGAAAATTATAAAGGTTTTTATTGGAATCCAAAGTCCGGAGATCTAGATGTAGATTGTTTTAAAGATGTTGATGCTATAATACATTTAGCTGGAGCAACGGTTTCTAAACGATGGACTCCAGAATATAAAAAAGAGATTTTAAATAGCCGAAAAGAAACTACTCAGCTACTCGTTAATGCATTAAAGGGTGAAACGCATACCATAAAGCAAGTTGTTTCTGCAAGTGCAATAGGTGTATATCCAGATTCTTTAATTAATTATTACGAAGAAGGTTTTAAAACAAAAGATGAAAATTCGTTTTTAACTCAAGTAGTACACGTTTGGGAAAACGAGTTAGATGCTTTTAAGAGTTTAAATATAAACGTTTCTAAAATTAGAATTGGTTTAGTTTTATCTAAAAAAGGAGGAGCATTACTGGAAATGGTAAAACCCATTAAATTTGGAGTTGGTGCAGCTTTTGGTAATGGAAAACAATGGCAATCCTGGATTCATATTAAGGATTTAGCGAACCTGTTTTTATATGTTTTAGAGCATAATTTAAGCGGCGTTTATAATGGGGTAGCTCCAAACCCTGTTACCAATCAAGAATTAACTAAAACCATAGCACGTGTTTTAAACAGGCCTTTGTTATTACCCAATATACCTAAGTTTTTTATGAAACTGGTTTTAGGAGAAATGCATGCCTTGTTATTTGAAAGCCAACGTGTAAGTTGTAAAAAAATAGAAGATAAAGGGTTTAACTTTAACTACAATTATTTAGAACCTGCTTTAAAGGATTTATTGATATAA
- a CDS encoding nucleoside triphosphate pyrophosphohydrolase family protein — translation MKNKIEAVKAFHTAFKIGYRETPKANLGLEKNMLRYKLMREENEEYLEAANDNDLVEVADALGDMLYILCGTIIEHGMQHKIEEVFNEIQRSNMSKLGEDGQPIYREDGKVLKGPNYFKPNIQSILDK, via the coding sequence ATGAAAAACAAAATAGAAGCAGTAAAAGCATTTCATACCGCATTTAAAATTGGTTATAGAGAAACACCTAAAGCAAATTTAGGTTTAGAAAAAAATATGTTACGTTATAAGTTGATGCGAGAAGAAAACGAAGAGTATCTAGAAGCTGCCAATGATAATGATTTAGTTGAGGTTGCTGATGCTTTGGGAGATATGCTTTATATTTTATGCGGAACTATTATCGAGCATGGTATGCAACATAAAATAGAAGAAGTTTTTAATGAAATACAACGCAGTAATATGAGTAAATTAGGTGAAGATGGACAACCTATTTATCGTGAAGATGGTAAAGTGCTAAAAGGACCAAATTACTTTAAACCCAATATTCAATCTATTTTAGATAAATAA
- a CDS encoding branched-chain amino acid aminotransferase, which produces MNAIINDIEIIKAKTTKINDVDFDNLKFGHIFSDHMLECNFKNGKWQAPKVVPYGPISLDPSSKIFHYGQSVFEGMKAYKDTDENVWLFRPLDNFKRLNISSKRLAIPELPENYFMDGLKALLEVDKDWIPKKDGSSLYIRPFVFASGNGFHASPADEYKFIIATAPSGAYFAGEVRVLIEEKYSRSANGGVGYAKAGGNYAGQFYPTQLAIEKGYQQVIWTDDNTHEYIEEAGAMNIFVRINDTLITAPTSDRILDGITRKSIIELAKAEGINVEVRKLKVSEVVEAAKQGTLKEMFGAGTAAVISPIAGFGFKDEDFELPKLDDTYASYLKKRITDIQTNKAEDPFGWRYEVK; this is translated from the coding sequence ATGAATGCTATAATCAATGACATAGAGATTATAAAAGCCAAAACTACTAAAATTAATGATGTAGATTTTGACAATTTAAAATTCGGACATATTTTTTCTGATCATATGTTAGAATGTAATTTTAAAAATGGTAAATGGCAAGCACCTAAAGTAGTCCCTTATGGACCAATTAGTTTAGATCCTTCTTCTAAGATTTTCCATTATGGACAATCGGTTTTTGAAGGTATGAAAGCTTATAAAGATACTGATGAGAATGTCTGGTTATTTCGCCCTTTAGATAATTTTAAGCGTTTAAATATTTCATCAAAACGTTTAGCCATTCCAGAATTACCAGAAAATTATTTTATGGATGGATTAAAGGCGTTATTAGAAGTTGACAAAGATTGGATTCCTAAAAAAGATGGAAGCTCGTTATACATAAGACCATTTGTTTTTGCATCTGGTAACGGGTTTCATGCTTCTCCTGCCGATGAATATAAATTCATTATTGCAACTGCGCCTTCTGGAGCTTATTTTGCTGGCGAAGTAAGAGTTTTAATTGAAGAAAAATACTCGCGTTCTGCAAATGGAGGTGTTGGTTATGCTAAAGCTGGTGGTAACTATGCTGGACAATTTTATCCAACACAATTAGCTATAGAAAAAGGCTACCAACAAGTTATTTGGACAGACGATAATACACACGAATACATTGAAGAAGCTGGAGCAATGAATATTTTTGTCCGCATCAATGATACGTTAATTACAGCACCAACCAGCGATCGTATTTTAGATGGTATTACGCGTAAAAGCATTATAGAATTAGCTAAAGCTGAAGGTATAAATGTTGAAGTAAGAAAACTTAAAGTTAGTGAAGTTGTTGAAGCTGCAAAACAAGGAACACTTAAAGAAATGTTTGGTGCAGGAACAGCAGCTGTAATTTCTCCTATTGCAGGTTTTGGTTTTAAAGATGAAGATTTTGAATTACCAAAATTAGACGACACTTATGCAAGCTATTTAAAAAAGCGCATTACAGATATACAAACTAATAAAGCAGAAGACCCTTTTGGTTGGCGTTATGAAGTTAAGTAA
- the dnaJ gene encoding molecular chaperone DnaJ: MAKRDYYEILGVSKGASAAEIKKAYRKKAIEFHPDKNPDDKTAEAKFKEAAEAYEVLSDADKKARYDQFGHQAFEGGGGFGGGGMNMDDIFSQFGDIFGGGFGGGFSGFGGGGGQRRVKGSNLRIRVKLTLEEIANGIEKKIKVKRKVQAPGTTYKTCSTCNGSGQVTRIANTILGRMQTSAPCNVCGGAGQTLDKKPSDADSQGLKVAEETVSIKIPAGVVDGMQLKVSGKGNEAPGNGISGDLIVVIEEEQHEKLQREGDNLHYDLYVSYPDAVLGTSKEIDTVTGKVRIKVEAGVQSGKILRLRGKGIPSINGYGKGDLLVHVNVWTPKTLNKQQKEFFESMQNDEHFMPKPESSDKSFFEKVKDMFS; this comes from the coding sequence ATGGCAAAAAGAGATTATTACGAAATATTAGGAGTTAGTAAAGGTGCATCTGCAGCCGAAATTAAAAAAGCTTACCGTAAAAAAGCAATTGAATTTCACCCAGATAAAAATCCAGATGATAAAACAGCCGAAGCTAAGTTTAAAGAAGCAGCCGAAGCTTATGAGGTTTTAAGTGATGCCGATAAAAAAGCACGTTATGATCAGTTTGGTCATCAAGCCTTTGAAGGTGGCGGTGGCTTTGGTGGCGGCGGTATGAATATGGATGACATATTCAGTCAGTTTGGTGATATTTTTGGAGGTGGTTTTGGTGGCGGATTCTCTGGCTTTGGCGGCGGCGGCGGTCAACGTCGAGTTAAAGGAAGTAATCTTCGAATTCGCGTAAAACTTACTTTAGAAGAAATTGCTAACGGTATAGAGAAAAAAATAAAAGTAAAACGTAAAGTTCAAGCACCAGGTACAACTTATAAAACATGTTCTACATGTAATGGTAGTGGGCAAGTAACACGTATCGCAAATACTATTTTAGGTAGAATGCAAACATCTGCGCCTTGTAATGTGTGTGGTGGAGCAGGACAAACTCTAGATAAAAAACCTAGCGATGCAGATTCTCAAGGTTTAAAAGTTGCAGAAGAAACCGTTTCTATTAAAATACCAGCAGGTGTAGTAGACGGTATGCAGTTAAAAGTATCTGGTAAAGGTAATGAAGCCCCAGGTAATGGTATTTCTGGAGATTTAATAGTTGTTATAGAAGAAGAACAACATGAAAAATTACAGCGCGAAGGCGATAATTTACATTACGATTTATATGTAAGTTATCCAGATGCTGTTTTAGGAACTTCAAAAGAAATTGATACAGTAACTGGTAAAGTGCGTATTAAAGTTGAAGCAGGTGTACAGTCTGGTAAAATTTTACGCTTACGCGGAAAAGGAATACCAAGTATAAATGGTTATGGTAAGGGTGATTTATTAGTTCATGTGAATGTATGGACACCTAAAACATTGAACAAACAACAAAAAGAATTTTTTGAATCGATGCAAAATGATGAACATTTTATGCCAAAACCAGAAAGTTCTGATAAATCTTTTTTTGAAAAAGTAAAAGATATGTTTTCTTAA
- a CDS encoding DUF4920 domain-containing protein, whose amino-acid sequence MKSFSLLIICVLVLNSCKNKSEETPKAIDKVEEVTYASFGNEIIADDAIAASSMANHYKTMKVGDSINSKIIAKVNSVCQAKGCWMTLDLEDGNEVMVKFKDYGFFVPKNIAGDEVIINGKAYVSEVSVDEQRHYAEDAGKTPEEIAQITEVKRTYSFLADGVLVKEQ is encoded by the coding sequence ATGAAGTCATTTAGTTTGTTAATTATCTGTGTTTTAGTGTTAAATTCTTGCAAAAACAAAAGTGAAGAAACTCCAAAAGCAATCGATAAAGTAGAAGAGGTAACTTATGCTTCTTTTGGAAATGAAATTATTGCAGATGATGCCATTGCTGCTTCATCTATGGCAAATCATTATAAAACTATGAAAGTAGGTGATAGCATTAACTCTAAGATAATAGCTAAAGTTAATAGTGTTTGTCAAGCAAAAGGATGTTGGATGACTCTAGATCTTGAAGATGGTAATGAAGTTATGGTGAAGTTTAAAGATTACGGTTTTTTTGTACCTAAAAATATAGCAGGAGATGAAGTTATTATAAACGGAAAAGCCTATGTGTCTGAAGTTTCTGTTGATGAGCAACGTCATTATGCAGAGGACGCTGGAAAAACTCCTGAAGAAATTGCACAAATAACAGAGGTAAAAAGAACATACTCATTTCTTGCAGATGGTGTGTTAGTTAAAGAACAATAG
- a CDS encoding DUF6090 family protein: MKENKTGKYLKYAIGEIILVVIGILLALQINNWNSEYKADKNLKEIYKQIQTDLKVDTARIERVIVKYDEKDKIIQDILDKKIKLSFYDTITSMNYKDCSICRPETTYSYNFKPIIKGYNLLKETNSLTEIKKDSLADYINDFYSQIIPRIDNQYQDIQNIIFENIKNYQKHSWFSDWYERKYNKELLIFLFESEIYRKELSRFNIYTKHIFIGTLKNYKIRATEILKLLEQEIEK; encoded by the coding sequence ATGAAAGAAAACAAAACTGGAAAGTATTTAAAATATGCTATCGGAGAAATTATTCTTGTTGTTATAGGAATCCTACTAGCTCTTCAGATTAATAATTGGAATAGTGAATATAAGGCGGATAAGAATTTAAAAGAAATTTACAAACAAATACAAACTGACCTTAAAGTTGATACAGCAAGAATAGAAAGGGTTATTGTTAAGTATGATGAAAAAGATAAAATAATTCAGGACATTTTAGACAAAAAAATAAAACTTTCTTTTTATGATACAATAACTTCAATGAATTATAAAGATTGTTCTATATGTCGACCAGAAACAACATACTCATACAATTTCAAACCAATTATCAAAGGCTATAATTTACTAAAAGAGACAAATTCTTTAACTGAGATAAAAAAAGATTCACTTGCAGATTACATAAATGATTTTTATTCCCAAATAATTCCTCGTATTGACAATCAGTATCAAGATATTCAAAATATAATATTTGAAAACATAAAAAATTATCAAAAACATTCTTGGTTTTCAGATTGGTATGAAAGGAAATATAATAAAGAACTTTTAATTTTTCTTTTTGAAAGTGAAATTTATCGCAAAGAGCTAAGTCGATTTAATATTTATACTAAACATATATTTATAGGGACTTTGAAAAACTATAAAATTAGAGCTACAGAAATTTTAAAATTACTTGAACAAGAAATAGAAAAATAA
- a CDS encoding YceI family protein — protein MKKNLFTILLITAITTSVIGCKDKAKEATTTAAEEVVEVTPEAKFVADLEASTIEWKGFKPTGSHNGIINIESGILNTTDGKISGGTFLIDMSSLEVKDIPADDENNGKLAGHLKGADFFDVEKHPSAAFEITGVEEVDGKMMLSGNLALKDAKNNVTFPVSVTQDGDAISLVSETFTIDRSKWNVKYGSKSFFDNLGDKFINDDIELKVTLKATKS, from the coding sequence ATGAAGAAGAACTTATTTACCATTTTACTTATTACAGCTATTACAACATCTGTAATTGGATGTAAAGATAAAGCTAAAGAAGCTACTACCACAGCAGCTGAAGAAGTTGTTGAAGTGACACCTGAAGCAAAATTTGTTGCAGATTTAGAAGCCTCCACAATTGAGTGGAAAGGTTTTAAACCTACAGGATCGCATAATGGAATCATTAACATTGAAAGCGGTATATTAAACACTACTGATGGAAAAATTTCTGGTGGTACTTTTTTAATTGACATGTCTTCTCTTGAAGTTAAAGACATTCCTGCAGATGATGAAAATAATGGAAAATTGGCAGGACATTTAAAAGGTGCTGACTTTTTTGATGTTGAAAAACACCCAAGTGCAGCTTTCGAAATTACTGGAGTAGAAGAAGTTGATGGTAAAATGATGCTTTCTGGAAATTTAGCTCTTAAAGATGCCAAAAACAATGTTACTTTCCCTGTGTCTGTAACTCAAGATGGTGATGCTATTTCTTTAGTTAGCGAAACCTTTACTATAGACCGTTCTAAATGGAACGTAAAATATGGATCGAAATCGTTTTTCGATAATTTAGGCGATAAGTTTATTAACGATGATATTGAATTAAAAGTTACACTTAAGGCAACTAAGTCTTAA
- a CDS encoding Gfo/Idh/MocA family protein, which produces MKRRPFIKKLIQSTGGIYLASQSPLLYGCNLEPKNKKLGIALVGLGGYAGGQLAPALLETEHCYLAGIVTGTKEKESIWVNKYNIKKENIYNYDNFDSIAANDDIDIVYVVLPNSMHAEFTIRAAKAGKHVICEKPMAVSVEECENMIAACKEAKKMLSIGYRLHFDPFHDEVMRIGQNKVYGNMNVESEFSFLLKNPDSWRTQKALAGGGPLMDLGIYAIQGSIYSFGELPTSLWAKNTTKDTEFFKDIEGSLEWELTFPSGKSYCKTSYETPIFAELKHITEKGEVKLENAFYYGGIKGSTPDGNMNIKPVNQQASQMDAFALNILNNTESIVPGEMGLRDNYIIEKIYDSAANNSEVLELNDIPNILDIRRA; this is translated from the coding sequence ATGAAAAGAAGACCGTTTATTAAAAAATTAATTCAGTCTACTGGAGGCATTTATTTGGCTTCACAATCACCATTACTTTATGGTTGTAATTTAGAACCTAAGAATAAAAAATTAGGAATAGCCTTAGTTGGTTTAGGCGGTTATGCCGGAGGACAGTTAGCTCCTGCTCTACTGGAGACAGAGCACTGTTATTTAGCTGGTATAGTAACAGGAACTAAAGAAAAAGAATCTATTTGGGTCAACAAATACAACATTAAAAAAGAAAATATTTATAACTACGATAATTTTGATTCTATAGCAGCTAATGATGATATAGATATTGTATATGTCGTTTTACCAAATAGCATGCATGCAGAATTCACTATTAGAGCAGCAAAAGCAGGTAAGCATGTAATTTGCGAAAAGCCTATGGCTGTTTCGGTTGAAGAATGTGAAAATATGATAGCCGCTTGTAAAGAAGCTAAGAAAATGTTATCCATTGGTTATCGTTTACATTTCGATCCTTTTCATGATGAAGTTATGCGAATTGGTCAAAACAAGGTTTATGGTAATATGAATGTAGAATCTGAGTTTTCATTTTTATTAAAGAACCCTGATAGTTGGCGTACACAAAAAGCCTTGGCTGGTGGTGGCCCTTTAATGGACTTAGGTATTTATGCAATTCAAGGTTCTATTTACTCTTTTGGTGAATTACCAACCTCGCTTTGGGCAAAAAACACAACTAAAGACACTGAATTTTTTAAAGATATAGAAGGTAGCTTAGAATGGGAATTAACTTTCCCTTCTGGAAAATCATATTGCAAAACCAGTTACGAAACACCAATTTTTGCCGAATTAAAACATATTACAGAAAAAGGCGAAGTAAAACTAGAAAATGCATTTTATTATGGTGGTATTAAAGGTTCTACACCAGATGGTAATATGAATATAAAACCAGTAAATCAGCAAGCGTCACAAATGGATGCTTTTGCATTAAATATTTTAAATAATACAGAATCCATAGTTCCTGGTGAAATGGGATTACGTGATAATTATATTATTGAAAAAATATATGATTCTGCTGCAAACAACAGTGAAGTCTTAGAGTTAAACGATATTCCTAACATTTTAGATATTAGAAGAGCATAA
- the mnmD gene encoding tRNA (5-methylaminomethyl-2-thiouridine)(34)-methyltransferase MnmD, producing the protein MKRSIITTSDGSKTIQIEEWNEQYHSKHGAIQEANHVFIKHGLHHFNSTLQTDIYVTSSAVEKSHKEKPREQPISILEIGFGTGLNAFITLLEAEKLNINIDYVGVEGYPVLMDEINQLNYVEKLNSSEKTSLFKKLHEVSWDESHELTSNFKLTKQQKMFHDINETNKYNIIYFDAFGARVQPELWTETIFDKMFKALKTNGVLVTYSAKGSVRRAMQTVGFKVEKLPGPPGKREMLRATKH; encoded by the coding sequence TTGAAACGAAGCATAATCACAACTTCAGATGGTTCAAAAACTATTCAAATAGAAGAATGGAATGAGCAGTATCATTCTAAACATGGTGCTATACAGGAAGCCAATCATGTTTTTATAAAACATGGGTTGCATCACTTTAATTCAACTTTACAAACTGATATATATGTCACTTCGAGCGCAGTCGAGAAGTCTCATAAAGAAAAACCAAGAGAACAACCTATTTCCATTCTAGAAATTGGTTTTGGAACGGGTTTGAACGCATTTATTACGTTGTTAGAAGCCGAAAAACTAAATATAAATATTGATTATGTTGGAGTAGAAGGCTACCCTGTTTTAATGGATGAAATCAATCAACTTAATTATGTGGAGAAGTTGAACTCTTCTGAAAAAACCTCACTGTTTAAAAAACTACATGAAGTTTCTTGGGATGAGTCTCATGAATTAACTTCTAATTTTAAACTTACAAAACAGCAAAAAATGTTTCATGATATTAATGAAACAAACAAATATAATATTATCTATTTTGATGCTTTTGGAGCACGAGTTCAACCCGAATTATGGACAGAAACCATCTTCGATAAAATGTTTAAAGCTCTAAAAACTAATGGTGTTTTGGTTACTTATTCTGCAAAAGGTAGTGTACGTCGTGCTATGCAAACCGTAGGTTTTAAAGTTGAAAAACTTCCTGGGCCTCCAGGAAAAAGAGAAATGCTGAGAGCAACGAAGCATTAA